The following proteins are co-located in the Camelina sativa cultivar DH55 chromosome 12, Cs, whole genome shotgun sequence genome:
- the LOC104730680 gene encoding tryptophan synthase beta chain 2, chloroplastic codes for MATATGTATATFRPSVSASSESTHHLRSPFKLPLFTPLPSSPSRFSSSFSVSCTIAKDPSILMTTESAGSDSRLWQRPDSFGRFGKFGGKYVPETLMHALSELETAFYSLATDQDFQKELAEILKDYVGRESPLYFAERLTEHYRRENGEGPLIYLKREDLNHTGAHKINNAVAQALLAKRLGKKRIIAETGAGQHGVATATVCARFGLQCIIYMGAQDMERQALNVFRMRLLGAEVRGVHSGTATLKDATSEAIRDWVTNVETTHYILGSVAGPHPYPMMVRDFHAVIGKETRKQAMEKWGGKPDVLVACVGGGSNAMGLFHEFVDDTEIRMIGVEAAGFGLDSGKHAATLTKGDVGVLHGAMSYLLQDDDGQIIEPHSISAGLDYPGVGPEHSFLKDMGRAEYYSVTDEEALEAFKRVSRLEGIIPALETSHALAHLEKLCSTLPDGTRVVLNFSGRGDKDVQTAIKYLEV; via the exons ATGGCCACCGCAACAGGCACCGCTACTGCTACTTTCAGACCATCCGTTTCAGCTTCTTCCGAATCAACCCATCATCTGAGATCGCCCTTCAAACTCCCTCTATTTACGCCTCTGCCATCGTCTCCCTCACGCTTCTCTTCTTCGTTCTCCGTCTCCTGCACCATCGCCAAGGACCCATCTATTCTCATGACGACGGAGTCCGCTGGATCTGATTCTCGCCTCTGGCAACGGCCCGATTCGTTCGGTCGGTTCGGTAAGTTCGGCGGGAAGTACGTCCCTGAAACTCTAATGCACGCCCTCTCTGAACTCGAAACCGCTTTCTATTCTCTCGCCACCGACCAAGATTTTCAG AAAGAATTGGCAGAGATCTTGAAAGACTACGTTGGTCGGGAGAGTCCGCTTTACTTCGCTGAGAGGCTTACTGAGCATTACCGCAGAGAAAACGGTGAAGGGCCTCTCATATACCTTAAAAGAGAAGACTTGAACCACACCGGTGCTCACAAGATCAACAACGCTGTGGCTCAGGCTCTTCTCGCCAAGCGTCTAGGAAAGAAACGGATTATCGCTGAGACAGGGGCTGGTCAGCATGGTGTAGCCACAGCTACTGTGTGTGCACGTTTTGGTTTGCAGTGCATTATCTACATGGGTGCTCAAGATATGGAGAGACAAGCTCTTAATGTGTTCAGGATGCGTCTTCTCGGTGCTGAG GTAAGGGGAGTCCACTCTGGAACAGCGACTTTGAAAGATGCAACATCCGAAGCTATAAGGGATTGGGTGACAAATGTGGAGACTACACATTACATATTGGGATCTGTTGCGGGTCCTCATCCTTATCCTATGATGGTCAGAGACTTTCATGCTGTGATTGGTAAAGAAACAAGGAAACAAGCGATGGAGAAATGGGGTGGGAAGCCTGATGTTCTGGTTGCTTGTGTTGGTGGGGGTTCAAATGCTATGGGACTCTTCCATGAATTTGTCGATGACACAGAGATTCGAATGATCGGTGTGGAAGCCGCTGGATTTGGATTGGACAGCGGCAAACACGCTGCCACATTGACAAAAGGAGATGTCGGTGTACTCCACGGAGCTATGAGTTACTTGCTGCAAGATGATGATGGCCAAATCATTGAACCACACTCCATCAGTGCCGG ATTGGACTACCCTGGAGTCGGACCTGAGCATAGTTTCCTTAAAGACATGGGACGGGCTGAATACTATAGCGTTACCGATGAAGAAGCCTTAGAAG CGTTCAAGAGAGTGTCTCGGTTGGAGGGAATAATCCCAGCATTGGAGACATCGCACGCATTGGCCCATCTCGAGAAGCTTTGTTCGACGTTACCTGATGGAACCAGAGTGGTCTTAAACTTCAGTGGGAGAGGCGACAAGGATGTTCAGACTGCCATCAAGTATCTCGAAGTTTAA